In Erigeron canadensis isolate Cc75 chromosome 7, C_canadensis_v1, whole genome shotgun sequence, one DNA window encodes the following:
- the LOC122608581 gene encoding chitinase 2-like — MCHWKLFFALIIVLHVHNTRILTRAIIFREYIGANFENVRFSDAPINPNIQVHFLLSFAIDYTTGSFPKPTNGKFNVFWDSDNLGPAQVLAIKRQHPNVKVGLSIGGDSVGDKHVDFTVVSVDSWVSNAVSSLTRLIKQYNLDGIDVDYEHFNNVAPSIFTQCIGRVISILKNNRVISFASIAPYDDSEVQKHYMALWKSFGHVFDYVNFQFYAYDKRTTVAQFLRHFDSQVANYNGGKVLVSFSTDTSGGLKPYNGFFTACQTLKSQRKLNGIFVWSADNSKADGFRYEKQAQALLAKA, encoded by the coding sequence ATGTGTCATTGGAAGCTTTTTTTTGCTCTAATAATTGTTCTTCATGTTCATAATACTCGAATCCTTACTCGAGCTATCATATTTCGTGAATACATAGGAGcaaattttgaaaatgttaGATTTTCCGATGCACCTATTAACCCGAATATCCAAGTTCATTTCTTACTCTCTTTTGCCATTGATTATACAACCGGGTCATTTCCAAAACCCACAAACGGAAAGTTTAATGTGTTTTGGGACTCGGATAACCTTGGCCCGGCTCAAGTTCTCGCGATCAAACGCCAACACCCGAATGTTAAAGTTGGGTTAAGTATTGGAGGGGACAGTGTTGGGGATAAACATGTCGATTTCACTGTTGTTTCGGTGGATTCATGGGTGTCTAACGCCGTTTCTTCCCTCACTCgtcttataaaacaatataatctagatggaattgatgtAGACTATGAACATTTTAATAATGTTGCACCTAGTATATTTACACAATGCATAGGTCGGGTTatctcaattttaaaaaataatcggGTCATTTCATTTGCTTCTATTGCGCCTTATGATGATAGTGAAGTTCAAAAACATTACATGGCTCTATGGAAGAGTTTTGGACATGTTTTCGACTATGTTAACTTCCAATTTTACGCCTACGATAAGAGGACCACTGTGGCTCAGTTTCTAAGACACTTTGATTCACAAGTGGCTAATTACAATGGGGGTAAGGTCTTGGTTAGCTTTAGTACGGATACAAGTGGTGGTCTAAAGCCATATAATGGGTTCTTTACGGCATGTCAGACACTCAAGAGCCAGCGTAAGCTCAACGGGATCTTCGTTTGGTCTGCTGATAACTCGAAAGCGGATGGATTTAGGTATGAGAAGCAAGCACAGGCATTGTTAGCAAAAGCTTAA